One window of the Candidatus Methylomirabilota bacterium genome contains the following:
- a CDS encoding methylmalonyl-CoA mutase family protein — protein MAQGRDRWEEESYGPFVRRAPEREVPFETLSGIPVQPLYTPEDLPGWRYDDKLGYPGEFPYTRGPYPSMYRGRLWTMRMFAGFGRPEDTNARFKYLLQEGQTGLSTAFDMPALMGYDADHPRARGEVGREGVSISTLADFEVLFRDIPLDRVTTSMTINCTASVALAMYLALADTQGVSWDKLGGTMQNDMLKEFIAQKEWISPPRSAVRVVVDTIEFCARHVPRFNPVSISGYHIREAGSTAVQELAFTLADGFGYVQAGVDRGLDVDDFAPRLSFFFDIHNDFFEEIAKLRAARRIWATVMRDRFHAKKPESMRLRTHTQTAGVSATAQQPLNNVARVALQALAAVLGGAQSLHTNSYDEVLALPTEEAVTVALRTQQIIAEETGVALTADPLGGSYFLERLTDQMEAQAMDYIRKIDELGGIVRAIDLGYPQQEIADAAYRYQLMDDRGQKTVVGVNKYVMADEKPVEYLRIDPAIEREQIERVVRVKASRDAGRVEKRIRQLTEACRDDQNVMPVLVDAVKDYVSLGEIADVYRKVFGLYREPIIF, from the coding sequence GCGCTACGACGACAAGCTGGGCTACCCGGGCGAGTTCCCCTACACGCGCGGGCCCTATCCGTCGATGTACCGCGGCCGGCTCTGGACCATGCGCATGTTCGCGGGCTTCGGCCGTCCGGAGGACACCAACGCCCGCTTCAAGTACCTCCTGCAGGAAGGGCAGACCGGACTCTCCACCGCCTTCGACATGCCGGCCCTGATGGGCTACGACGCCGATCACCCGCGGGCCCGCGGCGAGGTCGGTCGCGAGGGGGTGTCGATCTCCACCCTCGCCGACTTCGAGGTCCTGTTCCGCGATATCCCGCTCGATCGGGTCACGACGTCGATGACCATCAACTGCACCGCGTCGGTCGCGCTCGCCATGTACCTGGCGCTGGCCGACACGCAGGGGGTGAGCTGGGACAAGCTGGGCGGGACCATGCAGAACGACATGCTCAAGGAGTTCATCGCCCAGAAGGAGTGGATCTCGCCGCCTCGGTCCGCGGTGCGGGTGGTGGTGGACACCATCGAGTTCTGCGCGCGGCACGTGCCTCGCTTCAACCCGGTCTCGATCTCGGGCTACCACATCCGGGAGGCCGGCTCGACCGCGGTGCAGGAGCTGGCCTTCACCCTCGCCGACGGCTTCGGCTACGTGCAGGCCGGCGTCGATCGGGGCCTCGACGTCGACGACTTCGCGCCGCGCCTGTCGTTCTTCTTCGACATCCACAACGACTTCTTCGAGGAGATCGCCAAGCTGCGGGCGGCCCGGCGCATCTGGGCCACCGTGATGCGCGATCGCTTCCACGCGAAGAAGCCGGAGTCGATGCGCCTGCGCACCCACACCCAGACCGCGGGCGTCTCGGCCACCGCCCAGCAGCCACTCAACAACGTCGCCCGGGTGGCCCTGCAGGCGCTGGCCGCGGTGCTCGGCGGGGCCCAGTCGCTCCACACCAACTCCTACGACGAGGTGCTGGCCCTGCCCACCGAGGAGGCGGTGACGGTGGCGCTGCGGACCCAGCAGATCATCGCCGAAGAGACCGGGGTGGCCCTGACCGCGGACCCGCTCGGCGGCTCCTACTTCCTGGAGCGCCTGACCGACCAGATGGAAGCGCAGGCGATGGACTACATTCGCAAGATCGACGAGCTGGGCGGCATCGTGCGGGCCATCGACCTGGGGTATCCCCAGCAGGAGATCGCGGACGCGGCCTACCGCTATCAGCTCATGGACGATCGCGGCCAGAAGACGGTGGTGGGCGTGAACAAGTACGTGATGGCCGACGAGAAGCCGGTGGAATATCTCCGCATCGACCCCGCGATCGAGCGGGAGCAGATCGAGCGGGTGGTGCGGGTGAAGGCCTCGCGCGACGCGGGCCGGGTCGAGAAGCGGATCCGCCAGCTCACCGAGGCCTGCCGCGACGACCAGAACGTCATGCCGGTGCTGGTGGACGCCGTGAAGGACTACGTCTCGCTGGGCGAGATCGCCGACGTGTATCGCAAGGTGTTCGGACTTTATCGAGAGCCGATCATCTTCTGA
- a CDS encoding branched-chain amino acid aminotransferase: MTEPIRINRSSTRKPKPKDADLGFGQIFTDHMFVADFQEEKGWYDPRIEPYGPLSLDPATAVLHYAQAVFDGLKAFRGVDGKIRLFRPQKHVDRMNTSARRLCIPPLDADLALQSLVKVVDIDRDWVPSTVGTSLYIRPTIIASEPFLGVRPAKSYIYFVILSPVGAYYPEGMAPVKILVVDKYVRAVDGGVGGAKTSGNYAASLFASDEAKHEGFTQVLWLDGVHRKYLDEVGTMNIMVKIGDEIITPPLTGTILPGVTRDSTLALLRKWGLPVSERQVSIDEVVEAHGRGTLAEVWGTGTAAVISPVGELAYKGKRMVINRGEIGPLTQRLYDAIVAIQYGKAPDPDGWTLTI; this comes from the coding sequence ATGACCGAGCCGATCCGGATCAACCGCAGCAGCACCCGCAAGCCCAAGCCGAAGGACGCCGACCTGGGGTTCGGGCAGATCTTCACCGATCACATGTTCGTGGCCGATTTCCAGGAGGAGAAGGGCTGGTACGACCCGCGCATCGAGCCCTACGGGCCGCTGTCGCTGGATCCGGCCACCGCCGTCCTGCACTACGCGCAGGCGGTCTTCGATGGGCTGAAGGCCTTCCGCGGCGTCGACGGGAAGATCCGGCTCTTCCGGCCCCAGAAGCACGTCGACCGGATGAACACCTCGGCCCGGCGCCTGTGCATTCCGCCGCTCGACGCCGACCTCGCGCTCCAGTCGCTGGTGAAGGTGGTCGACATCGATCGGGACTGGGTGCCGAGCACGGTGGGCACCTCCCTCTACATCCGGCCCACCATCATCGCGAGCGAGCCGTTCCTCGGGGTGCGGCCGGCCAAGTCCTACATCTACTTCGTCATCCTCTCTCCGGTCGGCGCGTACTACCCCGAAGGCATGGCCCCCGTGAAGATCCTGGTGGTCGACAAGTACGTGCGGGCGGTGGACGGTGGCGTGGGCGGGGCCAAGACCTCCGGCAACTACGCGGCCAGCCTCTTCGCGAGCGACGAGGCCAAGCACGAGGGCTTCACCCAGGTCCTGTGGCTCGACGGGGTACACCGGAAGTACCTCGACGAGGTCGGCACGATGAACATCATGGTGAAGATCGGCGACGAGATCATCACGCCGCCGCTGACTGGCACCATCTTGCCCGGCGTGACGCGCGACTCGACCCTGGCGCTCTTGCGCAAGTGGGGATTGCCGGTCAGCGAGCGCCAGGTGTCGATCGACGAGGTGGTGGAGGCCCACGGGCGGGGCACGCTGGCGGAGGTGTGGGGCACCGGCACCGCCGCGGTCATCTCGCCGGTGGGCGAGCTGGCCTACAAGGGCAAGCGGATGGTGATCAACCGCGGCGAGATCGGTCCGCTCACCCAGCGCCTCTACGACGCGATCGTGGCGATCCAGTACGGCAAGGCGCCGGACCCGGACGGCTGGACGCTGACGATCTGA
- a CDS encoding HIT family protein — protein MTDCVFCKLRDGQIPSMKIFEDDVTIAFMDINPINSGHCLVITKAHAANLYEADVTDLQAAMATAQRVAVAIRDGLKPDGLNMLQANGPAAFQSVLHFHLHLIPRWNNDGKGFDWKLVPGNREQIMKVGERLRALLN, from the coding sequence ATGACCGACTGCGTGTTCTGCAAGCTGCGGGACGGACAGATCCCATCCATGAAGATCTTCGAGGACGACGTGACGATCGCCTTCATGGACATCAACCCGATCAACTCGGGCCACTGCCTCGTCATCACCAAGGCCCACGCGGCCAATCTCTACGAGGCCGACGTGACCGATCTGCAGGCCGCGATGGCGACCGCCCAGCGGGTCGCGGTGGCCATCCGCGACGGGCTGAAGCCGGACGGGCTGAACATGCTGCAGGCGAACGGGCCGGCCGCGTTCCAGTCGGTGCTGCACTTCCACCTGCACCTGATCCCCCGCTGGAACAACGACGGCAAGGGCTTCGACTGGAAGCTGGTGCCGGGCAACCGCGAGCAGATCATGAAGGTGGGGGAGCGCCTCCGCGCGCTTCTGAACTGA
- a CDS encoding cobalamin B12-binding domain-containing protein, whose protein sequence is MAQRRIRVLVAKPGLDGHDRGAKIVARALRDAGFEVIYTGLHQTPEQIVATAVQEDVDAIGLSVLSGAHNYLFKRVLDLLKEQGADDIALFGGGIIPQDDIQALKAIGVKELFTPGTSTQDIIRFVRDNIRAVA, encoded by the coding sequence ATGGCCCAGCGAAGGATTCGCGTGCTGGTGGCCAAGCCCGGGCTGGACGGGCACGACCGGGGCGCGAAGATCGTGGCGCGCGCGCTGCGGGACGCCGGCTTCGAGGTGATCTACACCGGGCTGCACCAGACGCCGGAGCAGATCGTGGCGACCGCGGTGCAGGAGGACGTGGACGCGATCGGGCTGTCGGTGCTCTCGGGAGCGCACAACTATCTCTTCAAGCGCGTGCTGGACCTGCTGAAGGAGCAGGGCGCCGACGACATCGCCCTCTTCGGCGGCGGCATCATCCCACAGGACGACATCCAGGCCCTGAAGGCCATCGGGGTGAAGGAGCTGTTCACGCCCGGCACCTCCACCCAGGACATCATCCGCTTCGTCCGCGACAACATCCGTGCCGTGGCATAA
- a CDS encoding acyl-CoA dehydrogenase family protein encodes MNFELTAEQQEVRALARDFAEREVAPVIRHFDEAHEFPHEILAKLAGTGLLGALVPEEYGGAALDYVSYALAVEELNRVDASVGITMWAHNSLCTNHIALFGSREQKAACLPRLARGESLGAWGLTEPGSGSDAAAMRTRAVADGDHFVIDGSKAFITNAGVADIAVVMAVTDPALGHRGISAFILERGMTGFSAGKPYRKLGLHASNTAELHLDHVRVPVSALLGESGMGFVNTMQVLEGGRIAMAAMAVGLAQGALDEALKYMKQRSAFGKTLAEFNGLQGMIADMGTEVEAARLLTLRAAALKDGGRPAKVAASMAKVFASEVAMKAATRALQIHGGAGYITEFPIERIFRDAKLTEIGEGTSEIQRMVIAREILGDRGA; translated from the coding sequence ATGAACTTCGAGCTCACCGCCGAGCAGCAGGAGGTGCGCGCGCTCGCGCGGGACTTCGCGGAGCGCGAGGTGGCTCCGGTCATCCGTCACTTCGACGAGGCGCACGAGTTCCCGCACGAGATCCTCGCCAAGCTCGCCGGCACCGGCCTGCTCGGCGCCCTGGTGCCGGAGGAGTACGGCGGGGCCGCGCTGGACTACGTCTCCTACGCCCTCGCGGTCGAGGAGCTGAACCGGGTCGACGCCTCGGTGGGCATCACGATGTGGGCCCACAACTCCCTGTGCACGAATCACATCGCGCTGTTCGGCTCCCGCGAGCAGAAGGCCGCCTGCCTGCCGCGGCTCGCCCGGGGCGAGTCGCTCGGGGCGTGGGGCCTGACCGAGCCCGGATCGGGATCCGACGCGGCGGCCATGCGCACCCGCGCGGTGGCCGACGGCGACCACTTCGTGATCGACGGCTCCAAGGCCTTCATCACCAACGCGGGGGTGGCCGACATCGCGGTGGTCATGGCGGTGACCGATCCCGCGCTCGGCCACCGGGGCATCTCCGCCTTCATCCTCGAGCGCGGGATGACCGGCTTCTCGGCCGGCAAGCCCTACCGCAAGCTCGGGCTGCACGCCTCGAACACCGCCGAGCTGCACCTCGATCACGTGCGCGTTCCCGTCTCGGCTCTCCTGGGCGAGAGCGGCATGGGCTTCGTGAACACCATGCAGGTGCTCGAGGGCGGCCGCATCGCGATGGCCGCGATGGCGGTGGGCCTGGCCCAGGGCGCCCTCGACGAGGCGCTCAAGTACATGAAGCAGCGCTCCGCGTTCGGCAAGACCCTGGCCGAGTTCAACGGGCTGCAGGGGATGATCGCCGACATGGGCACCGAGGTCGAGGCGGCGCGACTGCTCACCCTGCGCGCCGCCGCCCTCAAGGACGGCGGCCGGCCCGCGAAGGTGGCCGCGTCCATGGCCAAGGTCTTCGCCTCCGAGGTGGCAATGAAGGCGGCGACCCGCGCGCTGCAGATCCACGGCGGAGCCGGCTACATCACCGAGTTTCCCATCGAGCGCATCTTTCGCGACGCCAAGCTCACCGAGATCGGTGAGGGCACCTCGGAGATCCAGCGCATGGTCATCGCCCGGGAGATCCTGGGCGACCGCGGAGCGTGA
- a CDS encoding enoyl-CoA hydratase/isomerase family protein → MAEPSVLYQTREGVATITLNRPRVLNALDLTLSAQLADAADAAARDRDVWVVVVRGAGRAFCSGMDRTLLSAGGIDEAFYRNWIRALNRLEDMDPLVVAVLHGYSIGGGLQLASACDVRVATTDAVLGLGATRHGLIPDGSILRLARIVGLGRAKELTLLNDNVTPQAALAMGLVNWVIEPSEVDDTIGRIVQTACHSSRTANGHAKRLLNASFHRDPREMIEEIVRTQNECMASWEMDIANRAWDERREARFYPRPGSTPGAARPPSGPGPR, encoded by the coding sequence ATGGCCGAGCCGAGCGTGCTCTACCAGACACGGGAGGGCGTCGCCACCATCACCCTCAACCGCCCGCGCGTGCTCAACGCGCTCGACCTCACGCTGTCCGCCCAGCTGGCCGACGCCGCGGACGCCGCAGCTCGCGATCGCGACGTGTGGGTGGTGGTCGTGCGGGGCGCCGGGCGGGCGTTCTGCTCGGGCATGGATCGCACCCTGCTGTCGGCCGGCGGGATCGACGAGGCGTTCTACCGGAACTGGATCCGGGCCCTGAACCGGCTCGAGGACATGGACCCGCTCGTGGTGGCGGTGCTCCACGGCTACTCGATCGGCGGCGGCCTGCAGCTGGCCTCGGCCTGCGATGTGCGGGTGGCCACCACCGACGCGGTGCTCGGGCTCGGAGCCACCCGCCATGGGCTCATCCCGGACGGCTCCATCTTGCGGCTGGCCCGCATCGTGGGCCTCGGCCGGGCCAAGGAGCTGACCCTGCTCAACGACAACGTCACGCCCCAGGCCGCGCTGGCCATGGGGTTGGTCAACTGGGTGATCGAGCCGTCCGAGGTCGACGACACGATCGGCCGCATCGTGCAGACCGCCTGTCATTCCTCGCGCACCGCCAACGGGCACGCCAAGCGGCTGCTGAACGCTTCCTTCCATCGCGACCCGCGCGAGATGATCGAGGAGATCGTGCGGACCCAGAACGAGTGCATGGCCTCGTGGGAGATGGACATCGCGAACCGGGCGTGGGACGAGCGGCGCGAAGCGCGCTTCTATCCGCGGCCGGGCTCGACCCCGGGCGCCGCGAGGCCGCCGAGCGGGCCCGGGCCCCGATGA
- a CDS encoding AMP-binding protein, whose amino-acid sequence MLEPTADTFPKLAIRNAQRLAGKVAIREKDLGIWQSYTWSEYLEQARLIALGLAALGFTRGDKTAVVGDNRPQLYWAMLATQALGGIPVPLYQDSIEREMQYIVEHAEARFAVVEDQEQVDKLLHVREHCPVLEWIIYDDPRGLRHYKDARLLSLEELQERGRKFMQDNPDYFDQEVARGRAEDTAVIAYTSGTTGQPKGAMLSHGNLIETARHAVEREGLGSSEEVMAYLPMAWIGDHMFSFGQSIVAGFTTNCPESAATVLADLKEIGPTYFFAPPRIWENILTSVMIRVDDTAWVKRHMVHFFLDVARRVERGRLAHRPARLLDRLLYPLGWLLVYGPLRDNLGMGRIRVAYTAGEAIGPELFEFYRSLGINVKQLYGMTESSALICIQRDGDVKLDTVGPPLPGVEVRITDSGEVMYRSPGVFQGYYKNPEATAETLEDGWVHSGDAGLFDRDGHVRIIDRARDVGRLSGGTIFAPKYLENKLKFSPYIKEAVCVGDGRDFVSALINIDLTSVGNWAERRNLAYTSYGDLAQKPEVYDLIRHEVVRVNRSLLEDEALRGAQIRRFLLLHKELDADDQEITRTRKVRRGFVAHKYATLIEALYGGGEHVNVEAQVTYEDGRTATVRAAVRLCEAETFAGTGARG is encoded by the coding sequence ATGCTCGAGCCGACCGCGGATACCTTCCCCAAGCTGGCGATCCGCAACGCTCAGCGTCTTGCCGGGAAGGTGGCGATCCGCGAGAAGGACCTCGGCATCTGGCAGTCCTACACCTGGAGCGAGTATCTCGAGCAGGCTCGGCTGATCGCCCTGGGCCTGGCCGCGCTCGGGTTCACCCGCGGCGACAAGACCGCGGTGGTGGGCGACAACCGCCCCCAGCTGTACTGGGCCATGCTCGCCACCCAGGCGCTCGGCGGGATCCCGGTGCCGCTCTACCAGGATTCGATCGAGCGGGAGATGCAGTACATCGTCGAGCACGCGGAGGCCCGCTTCGCGGTGGTCGAGGACCAGGAGCAGGTGGACAAGCTGCTCCACGTGCGCGAGCACTGCCCCGTCCTCGAGTGGATCATCTACGACGATCCGCGCGGCCTCCGGCACTACAAGGACGCGCGGCTGTTGAGCCTCGAGGAGCTGCAGGAGCGCGGCCGGAAGTTCATGCAGGACAACCCCGACTACTTCGACCAGGAGGTCGCCCGCGGGCGCGCCGAGGACACCGCGGTGATCGCCTACACCTCGGGGACCACCGGACAGCCGAAGGGCGCGATGCTCTCGCACGGCAACCTCATCGAGACCGCGCGCCATGCGGTGGAGCGCGAGGGCCTCGGGTCGTCCGAGGAGGTCATGGCCTACCTGCCCATGGCCTGGATCGGCGACCACATGTTCTCGTTCGGGCAATCGATCGTGGCCGGCTTCACCACCAACTGCCCGGAGAGCGCGGCCACCGTGCTGGCCGACCTGAAAGAGATCGGGCCGACCTACTTCTTCGCGCCGCCGCGCATCTGGGAGAACATCCTCACCTCGGTGATGATCCGGGTGGACGACACCGCGTGGGTCAAGCGGCACATGGTCCACTTCTTCCTCGACGTGGCCCGCCGCGTGGAGCGCGGCCGGCTCGCCCATCGCCCCGCTCGCCTCCTGGACCGCCTGCTCTATCCGCTCGGCTGGCTCCTGGTCTACGGGCCGCTCCGCGACAACCTGGGCATGGGCCGCATCCGGGTGGCCTACACCGCGGGGGAGGCCATCGGCCCCGAGCTGTTCGAGTTCTACCGCTCGCTCGGCATCAACGTGAAGCAGCTCTACGGCATGACCGAGTCGAGCGCGCTGATCTGCATCCAGCGGGACGGCGACGTCAAGCTCGACACGGTGGGGCCGCCCCTGCCGGGCGTCGAGGTGCGCATCACCGACAGCGGCGAGGTGATGTACCGGAGCCCCGGCGTCTTCCAGGGCTATTACAAGAACCCCGAGGCCACCGCCGAGACGCTCGAGGACGGCTGGGTGCATTCGGGCGACGCGGGCCTCTTCGACCGCGACGGCCACGTGCGGATCATCGATCGCGCGCGCGACGTGGGGCGACTCTCCGGGGGCACCATCTTCGCGCCCAAGTATCTCGAGAACAAGCTGAAGTTCTCCCCGTACATCAAGGAGGCGGTGTGCGTGGGGGACGGGCGCGACTTCGTCAGCGCGCTCATCAATATCGATCTGACGTCGGTGGGCAACTGGGCGGAGCGACGGAACCTGGCTTACACCAGCTACGGCGATCTGGCCCAGAAGCCCGAGGTCTACGACCTGATCCGACACGAAGTGGTGCGCGTGAACCGGAGCCTCCTCGAGGACGAGGCGCTCCGGGGCGCCCAGATCCGCCGCTTCCTCCTCCTGCACAAGGAGCTGGATGCCGACGACCAGGAGATCACCCGCACCCGCAAGGTCCGGCGCGGCTTCGTGGCCCACAAGTACGCGACGCTCATCGAGGCCCTCTACGGCGGCGGCGAGCACGTCAACGTGGAAGCCCAGGTGACCTACGAGGACGGGCGCACCGCCACCGTGCGCGCGGCGGTGCGGCTCTGCGAGGCCGAGACCTTCGCGGGGACGGGAGCGCGGGGATGA
- a CDS encoding ABC transporter ATP-binding protein — protein sequence MRVDPSAGLTPMLEVADISVRFGAVQALERVGLTIHRGEIVAIIGPNGAGKTTLLNVISGFYHPTEGRILFEGRDRTHLRPYDVAALGVARTFQNVALFKGMSVLDNIMTGRLLKMGGNVLLDALYWGPAKKQELEHRAFVERIIDFLEIEAIRKSPAGRLPYGLQKRVELARALAAEPKLLLLDEPMAGMNVEEKEDMCRFILGVNDEFGTTIALIEHDMSVVMDISDRVVALDYGRKIADGRPDEVRADQGVIDAYLGVAHA from the coding sequence ATGAGGGTCGACCCGAGCGCCGGGCTCACCCCGATGCTCGAGGTGGCTGACATCAGCGTGCGCTTCGGGGCGGTGCAGGCCCTCGAGCGCGTCGGCCTGACGATCCACCGCGGGGAGATCGTGGCCATCATCGGGCCCAACGGGGCGGGCAAGACCACCCTGCTCAACGTGATCAGCGGCTTCTATCACCCGACCGAGGGCCGCATCCTCTTCGAGGGGCGCGACCGCACGCACCTGCGGCCCTACGACGTGGCCGCCCTCGGGGTGGCGCGCACCTTCCAGAACGTGGCCCTGTTCAAGGGCATGAGCGTGCTCGACAACATCATGACCGGCCGCCTGCTGAAGATGGGCGGCAACGTGCTGCTCGACGCGCTCTACTGGGGTCCGGCCAAGAAGCAGGAGCTGGAGCACCGCGCCTTCGTGGAGCGGATCATCGACTTCCTGGAGATCGAGGCCATCCGCAAGAGTCCGGCGGGTCGGCTGCCCTACGGGCTGCAGAAGCGGGTGGAGCTGGCGCGGGCCCTCGCGGCCGAGCCCAAGCTGCTCCTGCTCGACGAGCCGATGGCCGGGATGAACGTCGAGGAGAAGGAAGACATGTGCCGCTTCATCCTCGGCGTCAACGACGAGTTCGGCACCACCATCGCGCTCATCGAGCACGACATGAGCGTGGTCATGGACATCTCGGACCGGGTCGTGGCCCTGGACTACGGGCGCAAGATCGCCGACGGCCGCCCGGACGAGGTGCGGGCGGATCAGGGCGTCATCGACGCCTACCTCGGGGTGGCCCATGCTTGA
- a CDS encoding branched-chain amino acid ABC transporter permease — translation MVGAPTFLAEVVIGGLAAGLMYSLVALGFVLIYKASGVFNFAQGVMVLFAALTLVGLMERGVPLVPALALTMLVMVALAFAIERVVLRPLVNQEQIILFMATIGLNFFLEGFGELAWGSNVKKLDVGIPDSSFMVWGIQINRLEMTAALTAAVLVAVMAVFFQRTRIGRALRAVADDHEAALSIGIPLNTIWIVVWSVAGLVAIVAGIMWGAKSGVQFSLSLIALKALPVLILGGFTSVPGAIVGGLIIGVGEKIAEVYWGPLVGGAIENWFAYVLALAFLLVRPQGLFGEKIIERV, via the coding sequence ATGGTCGGCGCGCCCACGTTCCTGGCCGAGGTGGTGATCGGCGGGCTCGCGGCCGGGCTCATGTACTCGCTGGTGGCCCTGGGCTTCGTGCTCATCTACAAGGCCTCGGGGGTCTTCAACTTCGCCCAGGGGGTCATGGTGCTCTTCGCGGCGCTGACCCTGGTCGGGCTGATGGAGCGCGGCGTGCCCCTCGTGCCGGCGCTGGCCCTGACCATGCTGGTGATGGTCGCGCTCGCCTTCGCGATCGAGCGTGTGGTGCTGCGCCCGCTCGTGAACCAGGAGCAGATCATCCTGTTCATGGCCACCATCGGGCTCAACTTCTTCCTGGAAGGTTTCGGCGAGCTGGCGTGGGGCAGCAACGTCAAGAAGCTCGACGTGGGGATTCCCGACAGCTCCTTCATGGTCTGGGGCATCCAGATCAACCGGCTCGAGATGACCGCGGCGCTCACCGCGGCGGTGCTGGTGGCGGTGATGGCGGTGTTCTTCCAGCGCACGCGGATCGGCCGCGCGCTCCGCGCGGTGGCCGACGATCACGAGGCCGCCCTGTCCATCGGCATCCCGCTGAACACCATCTGGATCGTGGTGTGGTCGGTCGCCGGGCTGGTCGCCATCGTGGCCGGCATCATGTGGGGGGCCAAGAGCGGCGTGCAGTTCAGCCTCTCCCTCATCGCGCTCAAGGCGCTGCCGGTACTGATCCTGGGCGGGTTCACCTCGGTGCCGGGCGCGATCGTGGGCGGGCTCATCATCGGCGTCGGCGAGAAGATCGCCGAGGTCTACTGGGGACCGCTGGTGGGCGGGGCCATCGAGAACTGGTTCGCCTACGTGCTCGCGCTCGCGTTCCTGCTCGTGCGCCCGCAGGGTCTCTTCGGGGAAAAGATCATTGAGCGCGTCTAG
- a CDS encoding branched-chain amino acid ABC transporter permease, whose amino-acid sequence MIYREAGQFKSTYAADQAVFPIRQDRIIGGLALVAAVVALPLVADEYWLQAVLIPFLIYSLAALGLNLLTGYAGQVSLGTGGFMAVGAYSAFKLSSAFPWLSIIIVFLLAGLVTALVGLVFGIPSLRIKGFYLAVATLAAQFFLVWLFNKVAWFTDYASSGTITAPPRTVLGVMVTGPEATAPVRYLAALAMVALFAVIAKNLVRGRVGRSWMAIRDRDIAAEIIGVRPLRTKLLAFSISSFFCGVAGAEYVFLYLGSAETLAFDINVSFLVLFMVIIGGLGSILGSFLGAAFIVMVPIFLTNMPHLLGVAMPVALQKQIELMVFGGLIVLFLIVEPNGLARLWQIGKEKLRLWPFPY is encoded by the coding sequence GTGATCTACCGGGAGGCGGGCCAGTTCAAGAGCACCTACGCGGCCGATCAGGCGGTGTTCCCGATCCGCCAGGATCGGATCATCGGGGGGCTCGCGCTGGTTGCCGCGGTGGTCGCGCTGCCGCTGGTGGCCGACGAGTACTGGCTGCAGGCGGTGCTGATCCCGTTCCTCATCTATTCGCTGGCCGCCCTCGGCCTCAACCTGCTCACCGGCTACGCGGGACAGGTGTCGCTCGGCACCGGCGGCTTCATGGCGGTGGGCGCCTACTCCGCGTTCAAGCTGTCGAGCGCGTTCCCCTGGCTCAGCATCATCATCGTCTTCCTGCTCGCCGGCCTGGTGACCGCCCTGGTCGGGCTCGTGTTCGGCATCCCATCGCTGCGCATCAAGGGCTTCTACCTGGCGGTGGCCACGCTCGCCGCCCAGTTCTTCCTCGTCTGGCTCTTCAACAAGGTGGCCTGGTTCACCGACTACGCCTCGTCCGGCACCATCACCGCGCCGCCGCGAACGGTGCTGGGCGTGATGGTGACCGGACCGGAGGCGACGGCGCCCGTGCGGTACCTGGCCGCGCTGGCCATGGTCGCCCTGTTCGCGGTGATCGCCAAGAACCTGGTGCGGGGGCGGGTGGGGCGCTCCTGGATGGCGATCCGCGACCGGGACATCGCGGCCGAGATCATCGGAGTGCGGCCGCTCCGCACCAAGCTGCTCGCCTTCTCGATCAGCTCGTTCTTCTGCGGCGTGGCCGGCGCCGAGTACGTCTTCCTCTACCTGGGGAGCGCGGAGACCCTCGCGTTCGACATCAACGTGTCGTTCCTGGTGCTCTTCATGGTCATCATCGGCGGCCTCGGGAGCATCCTCGGCTCCTTCCTGGGCGCCGCCTTCATCGTGATGGTGCCCATCTTCCTGACCAACATGCCCCATCTGCTGGGCGTGGCCATGCCGGTGGCCCTCCAGAAGCAGATCGAGCTGATGGTGTTCGGCGGCCTGATCGTCCTGTTCCTCATCGTCGAGCCGAACGGCCTGGCCCGGCTCTGGCAGATCGGCAAGGAGAAGCTGCGCCTGTGGCCGTTCCCGTACTAG